The following coding sequences lie in one Thermoleophilia bacterium genomic window:
- a CDS encoding NADPH:quinone reductase, which translates to MRAIRIHEFGDPEVMRVEELPEPQPVDEELLVRIHAVGVNPVETYVRSGIYSRLPALPYTPGTDAAGVETSSGARVYVTGSLSGTYADYALCHREQVFPLPTGVTFAQGAALGTPYTTAFHALFQRANAQPGETVLVHGASGGVGIATMQFAAAAGLSVVGSAGSDAGLALVAGQGSVGVVDHRDPDHLARAVELSGGRGFDVIVEMRADLNLGRDLRALAPRGRVIVVGSRGSVEVTPRDLMNTDASVRGMLLDNATPEELTEAQRAIAIGLRDGSLRPVVGRELPLTEAPRGHHVVMERPSLGKVVLVV; encoded by the coding sequence ATGCGTGCGATCCGTATTCACGAGTTCGGCGACCCTGAGGTCATGCGTGTGGAAGAGCTGCCCGAGCCTCAGCCGGTCGATGAGGAGCTCCTCGTGCGAATCCACGCGGTGGGCGTCAATCCTGTTGAGACGTACGTTCGCTCAGGCATCTACAGCCGTCTCCCAGCGCTGCCGTACACACCGGGCACAGATGCCGCCGGCGTCGAGACCTCGTCCGGCGCCCGCGTGTACGTCACCGGTTCACTGAGCGGAACATACGCAGATTACGCGCTCTGCCATCGCGAGCAGGTGTTCCCTCTTCCAACCGGAGTCACCTTCGCCCAGGGCGCAGCTCTCGGCACGCCGTACACGACCGCCTTTCATGCCTTGTTTCAGCGCGCCAACGCCCAGCCAGGCGAGACCGTGCTGGTTCACGGCGCCAGCGGCGGTGTCGGAATCGCGACGATGCAATTCGCCGCCGCCGCAGGACTCTCGGTAGTCGGCTCCGCCGGCAGCGACGCCGGACTCGCCCTGGTTGCCGGACAGGGATCAGTCGGTGTCGTCGACCACCGCGATCCGGACCATCTGGCGCGTGCGGTGGAACTCTCCGGGGGCCGCGGATTCGACGTTATCGTGGAAATGCGCGCCGATCTCAACCTTGGACGCGATCTGCGCGCTCTAGCGCCGCGCGGCCGCGTCATCGTCGTAGGAAGCCGAGGGTCGGTCGAGGTCACCCCGCGAGACCTCATGAACACAGACGCATCGGTCCGCGGCATGCTGCTCGACAACGCTACCCCGGAAGAGCTGACCGAGGCGCAGCGCGCCATTGCCATCGGACTGCGCGACGGTTCACTGCGACCTGTGGTCGGCCGCGAGCTACCGCTCACGGAGGCGCCGCGAGGTCACCATGTCGTCATGGAGAGACCGTCGCTCGGCAAGGTAGTACTCGTCGTCTGA
- the aroA gene encoding 3-phosphoshikimate 1-carboxyvinyltransferase: MIADSTDMKPREIRPAGRNLDACVTVPGSKSITNRSLLLAALASGESLLAGALSAADTLAFVDGLRSLGFQVDTSDTEWRVQGANGHIPRPEAAVFCNEAGTAARFLLAACATGRGRYLLDAAPQLRRRPLSLLLDALRHLGARTEPADATHLPLTVVAGGLTGGHVRLPGDTSSQFISALLMAAPLATAPLSIDVDGLVSRPYVDMTLAMMAQFGVETDRSGHDSFEIQPGTYRARQYAIEPDASTASYFFAGAAATGGRVKVRGLRRSNCLQGDIRFVDVLATMGCRVCEEGDGVVVTGPATLSGVTVDMSDISDTFMTLAAIAPLANSPVTITGIANVRLKESDRIAAMQDNLARLGVNTEAGADFLRIHPASPGTGHVNTMNDHRIAMSFSVLGLAVPGIVIDAPDCVRKTCPTFFDLWTELESGAKSVGGR; the protein is encoded by the coding sequence ATGATCGCCGATAGCACCGACATGAAGCCTCGCGAGATCCGGCCGGCCGGGAGGAATCTCGACGCTTGCGTCACAGTCCCCGGCTCAAAGAGCATCACCAACCGATCGCTCTTGCTCGCGGCCCTCGCGAGCGGAGAATCCCTCCTTGCAGGGGCACTATCTGCCGCCGACACGCTCGCATTTGTCGACGGCCTGCGCAGCTTGGGCTTCCAGGTCGACACGAGCGACACAGAATGGCGCGTGCAGGGAGCGAACGGTCACATTCCTCGCCCCGAAGCCGCCGTGTTCTGCAACGAGGCCGGCACCGCTGCTCGCTTTCTACTCGCCGCTTGCGCGACGGGACGCGGCCGCTACCTGCTCGATGCAGCGCCCCAGCTCAGGCGCCGGCCATTGTCGCTCCTCCTCGACGCTCTGCGTCACCTCGGGGCTCGCACCGAGCCGGCAGACGCCACGCATCTGCCATTGACGGTCGTCGCGGGCGGCCTCACAGGAGGACACGTGCGACTCCCCGGCGACACGTCGAGTCAGTTCATCTCCGCCCTCCTCATGGCGGCGCCTCTGGCGACCGCGCCTCTTTCAATCGACGTCGATGGTCTCGTCAGCCGACCATACGTCGACATGACGTTGGCAATGATGGCCCAGTTCGGCGTCGAAACAGATCGCAGCGGGCACGACTCGTTTGAAATACAGCCCGGAACCTACCGAGCGAGGCAGTATGCCATCGAGCCAGACGCCTCTACTGCCTCGTACTTCTTCGCTGGCGCCGCCGCGACAGGCGGCCGAGTCAAGGTGCGAGGCCTGCGGAGAAGCAACTGTCTCCAGGGCGACATACGTTTCGTCGACGTCCTCGCAACGATGGGCTGTCGTGTGTGCGAGGAGGGCGACGGCGTTGTCGTGACCGGCCCCGCCACCCTGTCTGGAGTCACCGTCGACATGTCCGACATCTCCGACACCTTCATGACGCTCGCCGCCATCGCTCCGTTGGCGAACTCGCCGGTAACAATCACCGGTATCGCCAATGTGCGACTCAAGGAATCGGACCGCATCGCCGCGATGCAGGACAATCTCGCTCGTCTCGGCGTGAACACCGAGGCTGGAGCAGATTTCCTGAGAATCCACCCCGCCTCTCCGGGCACAGGCCACGTCAACACGATGAACGATCATCGGATCGCCATGTCGTTCTCGGTGCTCGGCCTGGCCGTCCCGGGCATCGTGATCGACGCACCTGACTGTGTGCGGAAGACCTGCCCAACCTTCTTCGATCTCTGGACCGAGCTGGAGAGCGGAGCAAAGAGCGTCGGGGGCAGATGA
- a CDS encoding aldehyde dehydrogenase family protein, with amino-acid sequence MEFALDRAAVLAAAAALVFRTEAFIDGSFRPALSGRTLPSVNPANGQVIAGIASCDAADVDCAVKAARTAFEAGVWAELKPSERKGVLLDFAALLEEHALELALLDCLEAGKPITETATLDIPDTIECIRWHAELTDKLYERVAPTGPENVALIVREPLGVVGLITPWNFPAQMAAWKIGPALAAGNSVVLKPAELTSMSALRMAELAHESGLPAGVFNVVPGFGPTAGRALGLHMDVDMVAFTGSAEVGREVLRYAADSNLKRVILELGGKSPQVVLSDAHDLDAVAENAVSAAFWNMGENCSCGSRLIIHRSLKDEVLARIMAIVAAWTVGDPLDPATKLGPMVEPEHLRKVLDYIEEGKSQGAKLILGGEPLLESSGGNYVAVTIFDEPNNQEPCVVRTPSCYRFGRRSRGACRARAAHRSARQRHPVRASGKAGVR; translated from the coding sequence ATGGAGTTCGCGCTCGATCGCGCGGCGGTTCTGGCTGCGGCAGCCGCCCTCGTGTTTCGCACCGAGGCGTTCATAGACGGCTCCTTCCGCCCGGCGTTGAGCGGCAGGACGCTGCCGTCGGTGAACCCGGCCAACGGGCAGGTGATTGCCGGTATCGCTTCTTGCGACGCAGCCGACGTCGATTGCGCGGTCAAGGCGGCGCGGACGGCGTTTGAGGCCGGGGTGTGGGCGGAACTGAAACCGAGCGAGCGCAAGGGTGTGCTCCTCGACTTTGCGGCTCTGCTCGAGGAGCACGCGTTGGAGCTCGCTCTGCTTGACTGCCTCGAGGCCGGCAAGCCCATCACCGAGACGGCGACCCTCGACATACCGGACACGATTGAGTGTATCCGCTGGCACGCAGAGCTCACCGACAAGCTCTACGAGCGCGTTGCGCCCACCGGACCTGAGAACGTCGCATTGATTGTGCGTGAACCGCTGGGTGTGGTTGGCCTCATCACGCCCTGGAACTTCCCCGCGCAAATGGCGGCGTGGAAGATCGGCCCGGCATTGGCGGCGGGCAACAGCGTCGTCCTCAAGCCGGCCGAGCTCACGTCGATGAGCGCTCTGCGTATGGCGGAACTGGCTCACGAGTCCGGCCTGCCGGCCGGCGTATTCAATGTAGTTCCGGGATTCGGGCCGACTGCCGGCAGAGCGCTTGGTCTGCACATGGATGTGGACATGGTGGCCTTCACAGGATCGGCGGAGGTCGGCCGCGAGGTGCTGCGTTACGCGGCCGATTCCAACCTTAAGCGGGTGATCCTCGAGCTGGGTGGCAAGAGCCCGCAAGTGGTGCTTTCGGATGCACATGACCTGGATGCCGTTGCCGAGAACGCGGTCTCGGCCGCATTCTGGAACATGGGCGAGAACTGTAGCTGTGGCTCGCGCCTCATCATCCATCGCAGCCTCAAAGACGAGGTACTTGCGCGGATCATGGCGATCGTCGCTGCTTGGACCGTGGGCGATCCACTTGACCCCGCGACGAAGCTGGGTCCGATGGTGGAGCCAGAGCACCTTCGGAAGGTGTTGGACTATATCGAGGAAGGCAAGTCTCAAGGCGCCAAGCTCATACTTGGCGGTGAGCCGCTCCTCGAGTCGAGTGGTGGCAACTATGTGGCGGTGACGATCTTCGATGAGCCCAACAATCAGGAACCGTGTGTGGTTCGGACACCTTCATGCTACCGCTTCGGTAGGCGTTCGCGGGGTGCTTGCCGCGCCCGCGCCGCGCATCGAAGCGCGCGGCAGAGGCATCCTGTCCGGGCTTCGGGGAAGGCCGGTGTGCGGTAG
- a CDS encoding ABC-F family ATP-binding cassette domain-containing protein, which yields MAAPLVVGEALHLEYPTRVVFDSVTVGVEEGDRIGIVGRNGDGKSSLLGMLAGLIEPRGGRVTRRGGVRFGVLSQSDDLDPTATVSGSIVGDRPEHEWAGDAKVRDVIGGLVADLPWEARIGELSGGQRRRVALAALLIGEWDVIALDEPTNHLDVEGIAWLAGHLRNRWAKNSGGLLVVTHDRWFLDEVSTETWEVHDRIVEPFEGGYASYVLQRVERDRMNAATEAKRQNLMRKELAWLRRGAPARTSKPKFRIDAANQLIEDVPPVRNPIELQRLAVARLGKQVVDLEGAGVRYGDREVLREVTWRIAPGERTGILGANGSGKSTLLGLIAGTVEPTSGRVKTGKTVRLGLLDQQFSQLTDIGGDRVREVLARTQTTFAIDGKDLTPAQLLERLGFAREHLSARVGELSGGQKRRLQLLMLLLSEPNLIALDEPANDVDADMLAAMEDLLDSWPGTLIVVSHDRYMLERVTDQQYAILDGHLRHLPGGVDEYLRLRREQPSRTSSPAAPMTGEAGEDTSGLSGSERRSAQKEVASIERRLDKLHAEVQTLHQRMADHEQSDYEGLQKLADRLRAVEEETAELEERWLELSDLIA from the coding sequence GTGGCTGCGCCGTTGGTGGTCGGGGAAGCCCTGCACTTGGAGTACCCGACGCGAGTCGTGTTCGACTCGGTGACGGTCGGCGTCGAGGAAGGCGATCGTATCGGGATCGTCGGCCGCAACGGTGATGGCAAGTCGAGTCTGCTGGGGATGCTCGCCGGCCTGATCGAGCCGCGGGGTGGCCGAGTGACCCGGAGAGGCGGCGTGCGTTTCGGCGTGTTGTCGCAGTCCGACGACCTCGACCCCACGGCGACGGTCAGCGGGTCGATCGTCGGCGACCGGCCGGAGCACGAGTGGGCCGGGGATGCCAAGGTCCGCGATGTGATCGGCGGACTCGTCGCCGACCTGCCGTGGGAGGCGAGGATCGGCGAGCTCAGTGGCGGTCAGCGTCGCAGGGTCGCGCTGGCCGCGCTGCTGATCGGCGAGTGGGATGTCATCGCTCTCGATGAGCCCACGAACCATCTCGACGTCGAGGGCATCGCCTGGCTTGCCGGCCACCTGCGGAACCGCTGGGCCAAGAACTCGGGCGGACTGCTGGTGGTGACGCATGACCGCTGGTTCCTCGATGAGGTCTCCACCGAGACGTGGGAAGTTCACGATCGGATCGTGGAGCCCTTCGAGGGCGGCTACGCCTCCTACGTTCTCCAGCGCGTCGAGCGGGACCGGATGAACGCCGCGACCGAGGCCAAGCGGCAGAACCTCATGCGCAAGGAGCTGGCCTGGCTGCGCCGTGGCGCGCCCGCTCGCACGTCCAAGCCGAAGTTCCGTATCGACGCGGCCAATCAGCTCATCGAGGACGTACCGCCCGTCCGCAACCCCATCGAGCTGCAACGGCTCGCCGTCGCCCGCCTGGGCAAGCAGGTGGTCGACCTGGAAGGCGCGGGCGTCCGGTACGGCGACCGCGAGGTGCTGCGCGAGGTGACCTGGCGGATCGCCCCCGGCGAACGGACCGGGATACTCGGAGCGAACGGGAGCGGGAAGTCGACGCTTCTCGGCTTGATCGCCGGGACCGTGGAGCCCACGTCGGGCCGGGTCAAGACGGGCAAGACCGTGCGGCTCGGGCTGCTGGACCAGCAGTTCTCCCAGCTCACGGACATCGGCGGCGACCGGGTGCGCGAGGTGCTGGCCCGCACCCAGACCACCTTCGCCATCGACGGCAAAGACCTGACCCCGGCGCAGCTCTTGGAGCGTCTCGGCTTTGCCCGCGAACACCTCTCGGCCCGCGTGGGAGAGCTGTCCGGCGGGCAGAAACGACGCCTGCAACTTCTGATGTTGCTGCTCAGCGAACCTAATCTCATCGCTCTCGATGAACCTGCGAACGATGTGGACGCGGACATGCTGGCCGCGATGGAGGACTTGCTGGACTCGTGGCCGGGAACGCTCATCGTCGTCTCGCACGACCGCTACATGCTGGAACGGGTCACCGACCAGCAGTACGCCATCCTCGACGGACACCTGCGGCACCTGCCCGGCGGAGTGGACGAATACCTGCGACTGCGGCGCGAACAACCGTCCCGCACGAGTAGTCCGGCCGCTCCGATGACCGGCGAGGCCGGTGAGGATACGTCCGGGCTCTCCGGCTCCGAGCGACGCTCCGCGCAAAAGGAAGTCGCCTCGATCGAGCGTCGTCTCGACAAGCTCCACGCCGAAGTGCAGACCCTGCACCAGCGCATGGCCGACCACGAGCAGAGCGACTACGAGGGTCTACAAAAGCTCGCAGACAGACTCCGAGCCGTCGAGGAAGAGACGGCCGAACTCGAAGAACGCTGGCTAGAACTCTCCGACCTGATCGCCTAG
- a CDS encoding sulfate permease, whose translation MIRQSVALSAQGYGVLRYAPTNLLLNAIRTRRGLKWGIPAMLLAGVYFYAAAICTTILSHGGPGWLNLLVLLFVWNALKFLWIGPVSLILLLSVRRQERRQRRESMHAAVIPEDYAGSLV comes from the coding sequence ATGATCCGCCAATCAGTAGCACTGAGCGCACAAGGCTACGGCGTGCTCCGCTACGCACCCACCAACCTGCTGCTCAACGCGATCCGCACCCGGCGCGGCCTGAAATGGGGCATCCCCGCCATGCTGCTCGCCGGCGTCTACTTCTACGCCGCGGCGATCTGCACCACGATCCTCAGCCACGGCGGCCCCGGATGGCTCAACCTCCTGGTCCTGCTGTTCGTCTGGAATGCCCTCAAGTTCCTGTGGATCGGACCCGTCAGCCTCATCCTGCTTCTCAGCGTCCGCCGCCAGGAGCGGCGACAACGACGCGAGAGCATGCACGCGGCCGTGATCCCGGAGGACTACGCCGGGAGTCTTGTCTAG
- the dprA gene encoding DNA-processing protein DprA produces the protein MATLAEQVQGERMARIALSMIAEPNDPATGLVLAHHGGVETLRLIESDDELPGLARADALMWRERLAARITPGLLDQVAQAERHGFGMLIPADKEWPAGLNDLGDRAPYLLWTRGATSFLTTPLSDRATITGSRASTQYGEHVTGELAMGLADEERVIVAGGAYGIEGAAHKSALAAGGQTIAVLAGGLDRPYPAGHSDLLDRIGDVGLLVSELPPGSAPTKHRFLARNRLLAALSGATVIPEAGPRSGTMTTVIAARDLGRGVGAVPGPVTSVASAGPNELIKQGFASLVTQPSDMIDLLDADPSPGRAATRPEVGREFGHRRSSPGTPGRSL, from the coding sequence ATGGCGACGTTGGCGGAGCAGGTGCAGGGTGAGCGGATGGCGCGGATCGCGCTGTCGATGATCGCCGAACCGAACGACCCGGCCACCGGCCTTGTCCTCGCACATCATGGCGGGGTCGAGACGCTGCGGCTGATCGAGTCCGACGACGAGTTGCCCGGCCTGGCCCGTGCTGACGCGCTGATGTGGCGCGAACGACTGGCCGCGCGGATCACGCCCGGCCTGCTGGATCAGGTAGCGCAGGCGGAGCGGCACGGTTTCGGCATGCTCATTCCCGCCGACAAGGAGTGGCCCGCCGGCCTCAACGACCTGGGCGACCGTGCCCCGTATTTGCTGTGGACGCGCGGTGCGACCTCGTTCCTGACGACGCCGCTGAGCGATCGAGCCACGATCACCGGCTCCCGTGCCTCAACCCAATACGGCGAGCACGTCACGGGCGAACTGGCGATGGGCCTGGCCGATGAGGAACGGGTCATCGTCGCCGGTGGCGCTTACGGGATCGAAGGGGCCGCGCACAAGAGCGCGCTGGCCGCGGGCGGTCAGACGATCGCTGTATTGGCAGGCGGGCTGGATCGTCCCTACCCGGCCGGGCACTCCGACCTGCTGGACCGGATCGGGGATGTCGGGCTGCTGGTAAGCGAGCTGCCGCCCGGCTCCGCGCCGACCAAGCACAGGTTCCTCGCCCGTAATCGCCTGTTGGCGGCACTGTCGGGTGCGACCGTGATCCCCGAGGCCGGTCCTCGGTCCGGGACGATGACCACAGTCATCGCCGCACGCGACCTCGGCCGGGGCGTCGGCGCCGTGCCTGGTCCGGTGACCAGCGTCGCGAGCGCCGGACCGAACGAACTCATCAAGCAAGGATTCGCCTCGCTCGTCACTCAGCCCAGCGACATGATCGACCTGCTCGACGCCGACCCGAGCCCAGGACGGGCCGCGACCCGTCCCGAGGTGGGACGCGAGTTCGGGCACCGGCGGTCGTCACCGGGCACGCCCGGACGCTCTCTCTGA